In Streptomyces sp. DG2A-72, one genomic interval encodes:
- a CDS encoding DUF4031 domain-containing protein: MTLYIDPPTWPGHGRMWSHLVSDVSYDELHTFAEGLGVPRRAFERDHYDIPSHRYADVVAAGAVEVSSREVVRLLTGAGLRRPKGRWAPAEERE; encoded by the coding sequence GTGACGCTCTACATCGACCCGCCCACCTGGCCCGGCCACGGCCGGATGTGGTCCCACCTCGTCAGCGACGTCTCGTACGACGAACTCCACACGTTCGCCGAGGGCTTGGGCGTACCCCGACGCGCCTTCGAGCGGGATCACTACGACATCCCGTCGCATCGTTACGCGGACGTGGTGGCCGCCGGGGCGGTGGAGGTCAGTAGCCGGGAGGTGGTGCGGCTGCTGACGGGGGCGGGGTTGCGGCGGCCGAAGGGGCGGTGGGCTCCGGCGGAGGAGCGGGAGTGA
- a CDS encoding MurR/RpiR family transcriptional regulator — protein sequence MTQEVKESFGTGTGTGPGGAPPAPPAPAALAAKVRTLAPSMTRSMQRVAEAVAHDPAGCAALTVTGLAELTGTSEATVVRTARLLGYPGYRDLRLALAGLAAQQQSGRAPALTTDIAVDDPIADVVAKLAYDEQQTLADTAAGLDTVQLGAAVSALASARRADVYGVGASGLVAQDLTQKLLRIGLIAHAHSDPHLAVTNAVQLRGGDVAIAITHSGSTGDVIEPLRVAFEHGATTIAITGRPDGPVSQYADHVLTTSTARESELRPAAMSSRTSQLLVVDCLFIGVAQRTYETAAPALSASYEALAHRHRNGSR from the coding sequence GTGACCCAGGAAGTGAAGGAAAGTTTCGGCACCGGCACCGGCACCGGACCTGGCGGTGCGCCACCCGCGCCACCCGCGCCCGCCGCTCTCGCGGCCAAGGTGCGCACCCTCGCCCCCTCGATGACCCGTTCCATGCAGCGCGTCGCCGAAGCCGTCGCCCACGACCCGGCCGGCTGCGCCGCCCTCACGGTCACCGGCCTCGCCGAACTCACCGGCACCAGCGAGGCGACCGTCGTCCGCACCGCCCGTCTGCTCGGCTACCCCGGTTACCGGGATCTGCGCCTCGCCCTCGCCGGGCTCGCCGCACAGCAGCAGTCCGGGCGCGCCCCCGCGCTCACCACCGACATCGCCGTCGACGACCCGATCGCCGACGTGGTCGCCAAGCTCGCCTACGACGAGCAGCAGACCCTCGCGGACACGGCGGCCGGGCTGGACACGGTGCAGTTGGGCGCGGCCGTGTCGGCGTTGGCCTCCGCGCGCCGGGCCGATGTGTACGGCGTCGGGGCGTCCGGGCTGGTCGCGCAGGACCTCACCCAGAAGCTGCTGCGGATAGGTCTGATAGCCCACGCGCACAGCGATCCGCACCTCGCCGTGACGAACGCGGTGCAGCTCCGCGGGGGTGATGTGGCGATCGCGATCACGCACTCCGGGTCCACGGGGGACGTCATCGAGCCGCTCAGGGTCGCGTTCGAGCACGGGGCCACGACGATCGCGATCACGGGGCGGCCGGACGGGCCCGTCTCGCAGTACGCCGATCATGTGCTGACGACGTCCACGGCCCGGGAGAGTGAATTGCGGCCGGCCGCGATGTCGTCCCGCACCAGTCAGCTCCTCGTCGTGGACTGCCTGTTCATCGGGGTCGCGCAGCGGACGTACGAAACGGCCGCGCCCGCGTTGTCGGCGTCTTATGAGGCGCTGGCGCATCGGCATCGGAATGGTTCGCGGTAG
- the murQ gene encoding N-acetylmuramic acid 6-phosphate etherase, giving the protein MTSASPQRDVRAELESLTTEAFRPELSEIDQLPTLEIARLMNGEDATVPTAVAAKLPQIAAAIDAVAERMARGGRLVYAGAGTAGRLGVLDASECPPTFNTDPTHVVGLIAGGPEAMVTSVEGAEDSTELARRDLDGLGLTALDTVVGVSASGRTPYAVGAVEHARQLGALTVGLACNADSALAAAADHGIDIVVGPELVTGSTRLKAGTAQKLVLNMLSTITMIRLGKTYGNLMVDVRASNEKLRARSRRIVALATGASDEEIEAALAATDGEVKNAILTILTGVDGPTAARLLEESGGHLRAALAAARG; this is encoded by the coding sequence ATGACCTCCGCCTCTCCTCAGCGCGACGTCCGTGCCGAGTTGGAATCGCTGACCACGGAAGCCTTCCGGCCCGAACTCTCCGAGATCGATCAGCTGCCGACCCTTGAGATCGCCCGGCTGATGAACGGCGAGGACGCGACCGTCCCCACCGCCGTCGCCGCGAAGCTCCCGCAGATCGCCGCCGCCATCGACGCCGTGGCCGAGCGGATGGCCCGCGGCGGCCGGCTCGTCTACGCCGGTGCCGGGACCGCCGGCCGCCTCGGTGTGCTGGACGCCTCCGAGTGCCCGCCCACCTTCAACACCGACCCCACCCACGTCGTCGGCCTGATCGCGGGCGGCCCGGAGGCCATGGTCACTTCCGTCGAGGGCGCCGAGGACTCCACCGAGCTGGCGAGACGGGACCTCGACGGACTCGGCCTGACCGCCCTCGACACGGTCGTCGGCGTCTCCGCCTCCGGCCGCACCCCGTACGCCGTCGGTGCCGTGGAGCACGCCCGGCAGCTGGGTGCGCTGACCGTCGGTCTGGCGTGCAACGCGGACAGCGCGCTCGCGGCGGCTGCCGATCACGGCATCGACATCGTCGTAGGGCCGGAGTTGGTGACCGGATCCACCCGCCTCAAGGCGGGCACGGCGCAGAAGCTCGTGCTCAACATGCTCTCGACGATCACGATGATCCGGCTGGGCAAGACGTACGGGAACCTGATGGTCGACGTACGCGCCTCGAACGAGAAGCTGCGCGCCCGCTCCCGCCGTATCGTCGCCCTCGCCACCGGCGCGTCGGACGAGGAGATCGAGGCCGCGCTCGCGGCCACGGACGGCGAGGTGAAGAACGCGATCCTGACCATCCTCACCGGCGTCGACGGCCCGACGGCCGCCCGCCTTCTGGAGGAGTCCGGCGGCCATCTGCGCGCCGCGCTGGCGGCGGCGAGGGGCTAG
- a CDS encoding PTS transporter subunit EIIC, protein MHTPHTPATTAAALLPLVGGPANITSVAHCMTRLRLGLADRSLVDDEAVRAVPGVLGVVADDDTYQIVLGPGVVARVTPEFEALVTSAAQLASRGVELREDQRQRNATPLKHTLRRIANIFVPLIPALIGCGILAGVNGLLLNAGWLPGLTPALTAVASAFMALIAVFVGYNTAKEFGGTPVLGGAVAAIVVYPGVAKVTAFGVTLAPGQGGVLGALAAALLGTYIEKWCRTRVPETLDVLLTPTVTVLVSGLATLYGLMYAAGEISTAVGTAANWLLTTTGALAGLILGGLFLPLVMLGLHQALIPVHVTLIDQQGHTTLLPILAMAGAGQVGAALAVYVRLRHDTSIRTTIKSALPAGLLGVGEPLIYGVSLPLGRPFLTACAGGAAGGGFVGLFAMLGERVGATAIGPSGWALFPLLAGDGGWAVTVAVYAGGLVTGYGVGFAATYLFGGLNAPKGRGELRDQPQRTRS, encoded by the coding sequence ATGCACACCCCGCACACCCCCGCGACCACGGCCGCCGCCCTCCTCCCCCTGGTCGGCGGCCCCGCGAACATCACCTCCGTCGCCCACTGCATGACCCGCCTCCGCCTGGGCCTCGCCGACCGCTCCCTGGTCGACGACGAAGCCGTACGGGCCGTGCCCGGCGTCCTGGGCGTGGTCGCCGACGACGACACGTACCAGATCGTGCTGGGGCCGGGGGTGGTGGCGAGGGTGACGCCGGAGTTCGAGGCGTTGGTGACGTCGGCTGCTCAACTGGCCTCGCGTGGAGTGGAGTTGAGAGAGGATCAGCGTCAGCGCAACGCGACCCCGCTCAAACACACCCTCCGCCGCATCGCGAACATCTTCGTCCCCCTCATCCCCGCCCTCATCGGCTGCGGCATCCTCGCAGGCGTCAACGGCCTGCTGCTGAACGCCGGTTGGCTGCCCGGCCTCACCCCCGCCCTCACCGCCGTCGCCTCCGCCTTCATGGCCCTGATCGCGGTCTTCGTCGGCTACAACACGGCGAAGGAGTTCGGCGGCACACCGGTGCTGGGCGGGGCGGTGGCGGCGATCGTCGTGTACCCCGGGGTGGCGAAGGTGACGGCGTTCGGGGTCACCCTCGCTCCCGGCCAGGGCGGGGTGCTGGGCGCGCTGGCGGCGGCGCTGCTGGGGACGTACATCGAGAAGTGGTGCCGCACCCGCGTTCCCGAGACCCTCGACGTCCTCCTCACCCCGACCGTGACCGTCCTCGTCTCCGGCCTGGCCACGCTCTACGGCCTCATGTACGCGGCCGGCGAGATCTCCACCGCCGTCGGCACAGCCGCGAACTGGCTCCTCACGACGACCGGCGCGCTCGCCGGCCTGATCCTCGGCGGCCTCTTCCTCCCCCTCGTCATGCTCGGCCTCCACCAGGCCCTGATCCCCGTCCATGTGACGCTGATCGACCAGCAGGGCCACACCACCCTGCTCCCCATCCTGGCCATGGCCGGCGCGGGCCAGGTCGGCGCGGCGCTCGCGGTGTACGTCCGGCTGCGCCACGACACCTCCATCCGTACGACGATCAAGTCGGCCCTCCCGGCAGGGCTGTTGGGCGTCGGGGAACCGCTGATCTACGGCGTCTCCCTCCCCTTGGGCCGGCCGTTCCTGACCGCCTGCGCGGGCGGAGCGGCGGGCGGCGGCTTCGTGGGCCTGTTCGCGATGCTCGGGGAGCGAGTGGGGGCGACGGCGATCGGACCGTCGGGCTGGGCACTGTTTCCGCTGCTCGCGGGGGACGGGGGGTGGGCGGTGACGGTGGCGGTGTATGCGGGTGGGCTGGTGACGGGGTATGGGGTGGGGTTCGCGGCGACGTATCTCTTCGGGGGCCTGAACGCCCCAAAGGGGCGCGGGGAACTGCGCGACCAGCCACAGCGGACCCGCAGCTGA
- a CDS encoding aldo/keto reductase has translation MASAAMTTFRIGGDLEVGRLGFGAMHLPTEPADAREAAVAVARRAVELGVTLIDTAHMYGWGANEELLAEALHPYPDDLLVATKAGISRVDGEWRQDASPAGLRAGVDAALRRLRLDRIELLQLHRIDPEIPVADQVGTLGELVTEGKVGRIGLSEVTVAELAEARTVADIASVQNRYNLLDREYEPVLEACEAAGIAFLPWRPVAHGTSGTTAEIAAVATEVDATATQVMLAWLLAHSPVMLPIPGTANTAHLEENVAAAELELTEEQIARLDKLHAA, from the coding sequence ATGGCATCGGCAGCAATGACCACGTTCCGGATCGGCGGGGACCTTGAGGTGGGACGGCTCGGATTCGGGGCGATGCACCTGCCGACGGAACCGGCTGACGCGCGAGAAGCAGCCGTCGCGGTCGCGCGACGAGCCGTCGAACTCGGCGTCACCCTGATCGACACGGCGCACATGTACGGCTGGGGCGCGAACGAGGAGCTGCTGGCCGAGGCCCTGCACCCGTACCCGGATGACCTCCTCGTCGCCACGAAGGCCGGCATCTCCCGGGTCGACGGCGAGTGGCGCCAGGACGCCAGCCCCGCCGGGCTGCGGGCAGGCGTCGACGCGGCCCTGCGCCGACTCCGCCTCGACCGCATCGAACTCCTCCAACTGCACCGCATCGACCCGGAGATCCCGGTGGCCGACCAGGTCGGCACGCTCGGCGAGCTGGTGACCGAGGGCAAGGTCGGCCGGATCGGCCTGTCCGAAGTCACGGTCGCCGAACTCGCCGAGGCGCGGACCGTCGCCGACATCGCGAGCGTCCAGAACCGCTACAACCTGCTCGACCGCGAGTACGAGCCCGTCCTGGAGGCCTGCGAGGCAGCGGGCATCGCCTTCCTGCCGTGGCGCCCGGTCGCCCACGGCACATCGGGCACGACCGCCGAGATCGCCGCGGTGGCGACCGAGGTCGACGCCACCGCGACGCAGGTGATGCTGGCCTGGCTCCTCGCACACTCGCCGGTGATGCTGCCGATTCCGGGGACGGCGAACACGGCTCACCTGGAGGAGAACGTGGCGGCGGCGGAACTGGAACTCACCGAGGAACAGATCGCGCGCCTGGACAAGCTCCACGCCGCGTAA
- a CDS encoding helix-turn-helix transcriptional regulator, giving the protein MSGPKDLDPSSSPRALLGAELRHAREKAGLSQEELGGRIFVSGSFIGQLEAGTRRMQPDHARLLDEVLGTGDFFQRNCGVSARSRYPEHFAEAAEAEAEATAIRQYAPLLIPGLLQTPGYARAVNRAYDPTAPEETIEEWVDGTMARTRLLDHPTKPLLWAVLDEGALRRVTGGPAVMAEALRHVAGLARRGRVIVQVLPFSAGAHKAMEGSLKLMDFEDAPPLVYFEGVGTGRLEDDPATVARLRFTFELLTASALSPEKSLAMIEALAQDYAHEEHP; this is encoded by the coding sequence ATGTCAGGACCGAAAGACCTCGACCCTTCGTCCTCACCCCGGGCCCTGCTGGGGGCGGAGCTGCGCCATGCGCGCGAGAAGGCGGGGCTGAGCCAGGAGGAACTGGGCGGCCGGATCTTCGTCAGCGGCTCGTTCATCGGCCAACTGGAGGCCGGTACGCGAAGGATGCAGCCGGATCATGCGCGGTTGTTGGACGAAGTGCTGGGGACGGGAGACTTCTTCCAGCGGAACTGCGGGGTGTCGGCCAGGTCCCGTTATCCCGAGCACTTCGCGGAGGCGGCGGAGGCGGAAGCAGAAGCCACGGCGATCCGCCAGTACGCGCCGCTGCTGATCCCCGGACTGCTCCAGACGCCCGGGTACGCACGGGCGGTGAACCGCGCGTACGACCCGACGGCGCCGGAGGAGACCATCGAGGAGTGGGTGGACGGCACGATGGCGCGGACCCGTCTACTCGACCACCCAACAAAGCCGTTGTTGTGGGCGGTGCTTGACGAGGGGGCGCTGCGCCGGGTGACGGGCGGCCCAGCGGTGATGGCGGAGGCCCTGCGCCACGTCGCGGGCCTGGCCCGCCGGGGCCGGGTCATCGTGCAGGTGCTGCCCTTCAGCGCGGGGGCGCACAAGGCGATGGAGGGCTCGCTGAAGCTGATGGACTTCGAGGACGCCCCTCCACTGGTCTACTTCGAGGGGGTCGGCACCGGACGCCTGGAGGACGACCCGGCCACTGTCGCCCGGCTGAGGTTCACCTTCGAACTCCTCACGGCCTCCGCACTCTCGCCGGAGAAGTCCCTGGCAATGATCGAGGCGTTGGCGCAGGATTACGCCCATGAGGAACATCCCTGA
- a CDS encoding DUF397 domain-containing protein: protein MRNIPDYDLSTATWHKSSYSGGGGNDCLEVADGHPTLVPVRDSKNPDGPKLVFRASAWSAFVNAVRI from the coding sequence ATGAGGAACATCCCTGACTACGACCTGAGCACGGCGACCTGGCACAAGTCGAGCTACAGCGGCGGTGGCGGCAACGACTGCCTCGAAGTAGCCGACGGCCACCCCACCCTCGTCCCCGTCCGCGACTCCAAGAACCCCGACGGCCCGAAGCTCGTATTCCGGGCGTCGGCCTGGTCGGCCTTCGTCAATGCGGTCAGGATCTGA
- a CDS encoding DinB family protein, whose amino-acid sequence MTETTHTTAAATATDERTDLLEALAKQRHFLRFTTRDLTDEQAGQRTTASELCLGGLIKHVTSVERNWVDFILNGPSAMGDFTAMTEADWAKRVDEFRMLPDETLVGVLKEYEEVAYRTAELVTTLPDLNASHPLPKAPWFEADAHWSARRTLLHIIAETAQHTGHADIIRESLDGAKSMG is encoded by the coding sequence ATGACTGAGACCACGCACACCACCGCCGCCGCCACCGCCACCGACGAGCGCACCGACCTGCTGGAAGCGCTGGCCAAGCAGCGGCACTTCCTGCGCTTCACCACCCGCGACCTCACCGACGAACAGGCCGGTCAGCGCACCACCGCCAGCGAACTGTGCCTGGGCGGCCTGATCAAGCACGTCACGTCGGTGGAGCGGAACTGGGTGGACTTCATCCTGAACGGCCCTTCGGCGATGGGCGACTTCACCGCCATGACCGAGGCCGACTGGGCCAAGCGGGTCGACGAGTTCCGCATGCTGCCCGACGAGACGCTGGTCGGCGTACTGAAGGAGTACGAGGAAGTGGCGTACCGTACGGCCGAGTTGGTCACCACGCTGCCCGATCTGAACGCCTCGCACCCGCTGCCGAAAGCCCCCTGGTTCGAAGCGGACGCGCACTGGTCGGCCCGCAGGACGCTGCTGCACATCATCGCCGAGACGGCTCAGCACACCGGTCACGCCGACATCATCCGGGAGTCCCTGGACGGTGCGAAGAGCATGGGCTGA